The following proteins are encoded in a genomic region of Maribacter hydrothermalis:
- a CDS encoding homogentisate 1,2-dioxygenase: MPIYHKQGAVPPKRHTQFRKPNGELYSEQLFGTIGFDGMSSLLYHHNRPTMVKEILKSTDVSPKIALEKNIRSLKLVSFNAPAKDDFLEAREPLLVNSDIIIGVAAPRKSLRDYFYKNTDADEMLFIHKGTGTLRTIFGQIPFEYGDYLIIPRGTIYQIDFDSEDNRILYAESFSPIYTPKRYRNWFGQLLEHSPFCERDYKLPQNLETFTDTDDYLIKVKKQGVMHEMVYIGHPFDVVGWDGYNFPYGFSIHNFEPITGRVHQPPPVHQTFETNAFVICSFVPRLYDYHPLSIPAPYNHSNIDSDEMLYYVDGDFMSRNGVQPGNISLHPAGIPHGPHPGAAERSIGQKGSEELAVMIDTFKPLMVTENALKLDDGDYYKSWLDK, from the coding sequence ATGCCTATATATCATAAACAAGGAGCGGTGCCACCCAAAAGGCACACGCAATTTAGAAAACCAAATGGCGAATTGTACTCAGAGCAATTGTTCGGTACCATTGGTTTTGACGGTATGTCTTCTTTATTATATCACCATAACCGACCAACAATGGTTAAGGAGATATTGAAGAGTACAGATGTTTCTCCGAAAATTGCTTTAGAGAAAAATATTCGTTCGTTGAAATTAGTGAGTTTTAATGCTCCCGCAAAAGATGATTTTTTAGAAGCTAGAGAGCCACTTTTGGTGAATAGCGATATTATTATTGGGGTAGCGGCACCAAGAAAATCGTTACGAGATTATTTTTACAAGAATACAGATGCCGATGAAATGTTGTTCATTCATAAAGGTACAGGTACGTTACGAACCATTTTCGGACAGATTCCGTTTGAGTATGGCGATTATTTAATAATTCCAAGGGGAACAATTTATCAGATAGATTTTGATAGTGAAGACAATCGCATTTTGTATGCAGAATCGTTTTCTCCTATTTATACTCCGAAGAGATATCGCAATTGGTTCGGACAGTTATTAGAGCATTCTCCGTTTTGTGAGCGCGATTATAAATTGCCACAAAATTTAGAAACTTTTACCGATACCGATGATTACTTGATTAAGGTGAAGAAGCAAGGGGTCATGCATGAAATGGTCTACATTGGGCATCCTTTTGATGTTGTAGGTTGGGATGGTTATAATTTCCCGTACGGATTCTCAATTCATAATTTTGAACCCATTACAGGTAGAGTTCACCAACCGCCACCAGTGCACCAAACATTTGAGACGAATGCCTTTGTAATTTGCTCTTTTGTACCAAGATTGTACGATTATCATCCACTGTCGATACCTGCACCGTACAATCACTCGAACATAGATTCAGATGAAATGCTGTATTATGTTGACGGAGATTTTATGAGTAGAAACGGAGTGCAACCAGGTAATATTTCCTTGCATCCCGCAGGAATACCTCACGGTCCACACCCAGGAGCAGCAGAACGCAGCATAGGTCAAAAAGGTTCAGAAGAACTAGCGGTTATGATAGATACGTTCAAGCCATTAATGGTTACTGAGAATGCCTTAAAATTAGACGACGGTGATTATTACAAATCGTGGTTGGATAAATAA
- a CDS encoding OsmC family protein, whose translation MKYSITANSISKQNATLQIKQSDIAFGTIAESSDTLPNPAELFLGSLAACILKNIERFSDFMNFEYTSAEIKISATRLEKPPRLDDINYVLIINSQDKNINLNLLKKNIEKFGTIFNTVLVSCSIDGKIEIIS comes from the coding sequence ATGAAGTATTCTATAACTGCAAATTCAATTTCAAAACAAAATGCCACGCTCCAAATTAAACAATCAGATATTGCATTTGGAACTATTGCCGAATCATCGGACACTTTACCAAACCCTGCAGAATTATTTTTAGGTTCTCTTGCCGCTTGTATTTTAAAAAATATAGAGCGTTTTTCTGATTTTATGAATTTTGAATACACATCGGCTGAAATAAAAATAAGCGCTACCAGACTTGAAAAACCCCCAAGATTGGATGATATTAATTATGTACTAATAATTAATAGCCAAGACAAAAATATAAACCTCAACTTACTCAAAAAAAATATTGAAAAATTCGGGACTATTTTCAATACCGTACTAGTCTCATGCAGTATTGATGGAAAAATTGAAATAATATCTTGA
- a CDS encoding erythromycin esterase family protein, protein MKSIFILISTLLLSLLSTHTLFSQNSLFKGLSPNEFEIILLGEQSHGDGAVFDKKFEMVKELYEKYGYNLLVFESGMYDNFKANELYNSKEENISIFNQSVGWLYSSTEVFQELLKYMETHPELKIFGFDSQESNLFEEYFLNDFKSLCSKNNIVISDEDYTEIKKTMIVRDFEKYAHNKKDSTNLYNSINSIIEKIDQIPENDIKTRVLVQTFKSVFSDLDFGLKSLQKEKIAIQNPRDKQMAENLIFIKETYPNEKIIGWGASYHFANKLNEFEYTLETENYIKKQIALTDSIHGETRTTINEEIAQIKELKYAVPMGQILKEKYGAKLFSLAFTSYEGNYFDFSIEQIVPILQHPFNSIESDFKDQNIKTELYVLNDIPHQFYTSTLGYMPLYAHWEDIFDGIYYIEKMYPPKYIEYDIEKTKIITFKENNLIGSIIDYDTSDAINYADIYYSDLNISTVSNASGQFSIPNKISPNGYIIFSAIGYESDSVSTNPLLNLNTIRLKKSKDDIILNEVIVTAERVELNAEEIIKKAQKNIETNYIQTPYNQSFSFKVNQFNTNDSLYIGEEAIIKTYNKKGINGSNKPENNIFAEIEHVRANTDIYEKNKWYNGVGSLWAVLNRDIILSKTNVLYRTSSYDLKKQKTLNYEGQKVYQINFTNNSPGSYSTGFGYPAPVASSGNIYIDTENYAVLKYEHNIERAEYTTKKSKNLVKQNHNIVQTYKKVNGKYFFNVLEFTTNSDVSTPEHEYLYSSYNANKLVSNDIETKSVNILTRPLIELKKGYKKQLNDPYWEGKPVDFAIDFKIINK, encoded by the coding sequence ATGAAAAGCATATTCATATTAATTTCGACTCTACTTTTAAGTCTCCTATCTACCCATACACTTTTTAGTCAAAATTCTCTTTTCAAAGGATTATCACCTAACGAATTTGAAATCATTTTACTTGGTGAACAGTCCCACGGAGATGGTGCCGTTTTTGATAAAAAATTTGAAATGGTAAAGGAGCTATACGAAAAATATGGCTACAATCTATTGGTTTTCGAAAGTGGAATGTATGATAATTTCAAGGCGAATGAGCTTTACAATAGTAAAGAAGAGAACATCAGTATTTTTAATCAAAGTGTAGGTTGGTTGTATAGCTCTACAGAAGTTTTCCAAGAATTATTGAAGTATATGGAAACCCATCCCGAATTGAAAATTTTTGGATTCGATTCACAAGAATCAAATCTTTTTGAAGAGTACTTTCTCAATGACTTTAAATCTCTTTGCTCTAAAAATAACATTGTAATTTCTGATGAAGACTATACAGAAATTAAAAAAACGATGATTGTTAGAGATTTTGAAAAATATGCTCACAACAAAAAAGATTCAACCAATCTTTATAACAGCATTAATTCCATCATTGAAAAAATAGACCAAATACCTGAAAATGATATTAAAACAAGGGTTTTGGTTCAAACTTTTAAAAGTGTTTTCTCTGATTTAGATTTTGGATTAAAAAGTTTACAGAAAGAAAAAATAGCTATTCAAAACCCTAGAGATAAACAAATGGCGGAGAATTTGATTTTCATAAAAGAAACCTACCCTAATGAAAAAATAATAGGTTGGGGTGCTAGTTATCATTTTGCCAATAAATTGAATGAGTTTGAATATACTTTAGAAACTGAGAATTACATTAAAAAGCAAATTGCGCTCACGGATAGTATTCATGGCGAAACCCGTACAACTATAAACGAAGAAATTGCCCAAATAAAAGAGTTAAAGTATGCCGTGCCAATGGGGCAAATTCTTAAAGAAAAATATGGTGCAAAATTGTTTAGTTTAGCGTTCACTTCTTACGAAGGCAATTATTTTGATTTTTCCATTGAGCAAATTGTACCAATTTTACAACATCCTTTTAATAGTATCGAGTCTGATTTTAAAGATCAGAATATTAAAACTGAATTATATGTTTTAAATGATATTCCGCATCAGTTCTATACTTCTACTCTAGGCTATATGCCTCTCTACGCCCATTGGGAAGATATTTTTGATGGCATTTATTATATCGAAAAAATGTACCCTCCAAAATATATAGAATATGATATAGAAAAGACTAAGATTATTACATTCAAAGAGAACAACTTAATTGGCTCTATTATTGACTATGATACTTCTGACGCAATTAACTATGCTGACATTTATTATTCTGACCTTAATATAAGTACCGTGTCAAATGCAAGCGGACAGTTTAGCATTCCCAATAAAATAAGCCCAAATGGCTACATAATATTTTCCGCAATTGGGTATGAAAGTGATTCTGTTTCTACCAATCCACTTTTAAATCTAAACACAATCAGACTTAAAAAATCTAAAGATGATATTATTCTAAACGAGGTTATAGTTACAGCTGAACGTGTAGAGTTAAACGCTGAAGAAATTATTAAAAAAGCTCAAAAAAATATTGAAACTAATTATATACAAACACCTTATAATCAAAGTTTCTCCTTTAAAGTAAATCAATTTAATACGAATGATTCTTTATATATTGGAGAAGAGGCCATTATTAAAACTTATAATAAAAAAGGAATTAATGGTAGTAACAAACCTGAGAATAACATTTTTGCAGAAATTGAACACGTAAGAGCTAATACAGATATTTATGAAAAAAATAAGTGGTATAATGGAGTGGGCTCCTTGTGGGCAGTATTAAACAGAGACATTATTTTAAGTAAAACCAATGTGCTATACCGTACTTCTTCTTATGATTTAAAGAAACAAAAAACACTAAACTATGAAGGACAAAAAGTGTATCAAATAAATTTCACTAATAATTCTCCTGGCTCCTATTCTACAGGATTTGGTTACCCTGCTCCGGTAGCATCATCTGGCAATATTTATATTGACACAGAGAACTATGCTGTTTTAAAGTATGAGCACAATATTGAACGTGCAGAATACACAACCAAAAAATCTAAAAATCTAGTAAAACAAAACCATAACATTGTTCAGACTTACAAAAAAGTAAATGGAAAATACTTTTTTAATGTATTGGAATTCACTACAAATTCTGATGTATCAACACCTGAACATGAATATTTATATAGTTCTTATAATGCAAATAAATTGGTTTCCAATGATATAGAAACCAAATCAGTGAACATTTTAACTAGACCTTTAATAGAATTAAAAAAAGGGTATAAAAAGCAACTAAACGACCCGTATTGGGAAGGCAAACCAGTGGATTTTGCTATAGATTTTAAGATAATTAATAAGTAA
- the fahA gene encoding fumarylacetoacetase gives MTTLNTWVSVPEYSDFSIYNLPFGIFSVNTEAPKGGIAIGEQIVDLSAVSDLGLLDMDATFFNRSTLNEFIALGKKITNKVRLDIQKLLVIENSPLKNHPEVFILQKDAKMHLPVQVGDYTDFYSSIEHATNVGKMFRDPENALLPNWRHIPVGYHGRASSIVVSGTDIHRPMGQVKTNDMKVPVFKASGNLDFELEMGFVVGKSTELGERVSTKDAAEHIFGLVLFNDWSARDIQKWEYVPLGPFLGKSFASSMSPWIVTLEALEPFKVQGPEQQPEVLSYLKYEGENNYDIQLEVGMSSSTSEETTVSKSNFKYMYWNMMQQLAHHTVNGCNLNVGDVMASGTISGKDESSYGSLLEISWGGKKPFELKDGSKRTFIEDNDTVTMRGFAEKEGKRVGFGEVSGTIIPSK, from the coding sequence TTGACAACACTAAATACATGGGTCTCGGTACCCGAATATTCAGATTTCTCTATCTATAATCTCCCTTTCGGAATCTTCTCTGTAAACACTGAAGCTCCAAAAGGAGGGATTGCTATTGGTGAACAGATTGTTGATTTGTCAGCGGTTTCAGACTTGGGCTTGTTAGACATGGATGCTACATTTTTTAATAGATCAACCTTAAATGAGTTTATCGCATTAGGAAAAAAAATCACAAATAAAGTTCGATTAGATATTCAGAAGTTATTGGTGATAGAGAATTCTCCACTAAAGAATCACCCAGAAGTTTTTATATTACAGAAAGATGCTAAAATGCATTTACCGGTTCAAGTAGGCGATTATACAGATTTTTATTCTAGCATAGAACATGCTACCAATGTTGGTAAAATGTTCCGTGATCCTGAGAATGCGCTTTTGCCAAATTGGAGACATATTCCAGTAGGGTATCATGGTCGTGCATCATCAATTGTAGTGAGTGGTACGGATATTCATAGACCAATGGGTCAAGTGAAAACCAATGACATGAAAGTGCCGGTTTTCAAAGCTTCAGGAAATCTTGATTTTGAATTGGAAATGGGCTTTGTCGTGGGTAAAAGTACGGAACTGGGTGAACGCGTTTCTACAAAAGATGCCGCCGAGCATATTTTTGGCTTGGTGTTATTCAATGACTGGTCTGCCAGAGATATTCAGAAATGGGAATACGTGCCTTTAGGTCCGTTTTTAGGGAAAAGCTTTGCATCATCAATGTCACCATGGATTGTTACGTTAGAAGCCTTAGAACCATTTAAAGTTCAAGGTCCGGAGCAACAACCAGAGGTGTTATCCTATTTAAAATACGAGGGAGAGAATAATTATGACATTCAGTTAGAAGTGGGAATGTCTTCGTCAACTTCAGAAGAAACAACCGTTAGCAAGTCTAATTTCAAATACATGTATTGGAATATGATGCAGCAATTGGCGCACCATACCGTAAACGGATGTAATTTGAATGTAGGCGATGTAATGGCATCGGGTACAATTTCAGGGAAAGATGAAAGTTCATACGGGTCGTTATTGGAAATCTCATGGGGCGGTAAAAAACCTTTTGAATTAAAAGATGGAAGCAAACGTACTTTTATAGAAGATAATGATACAGTAACCATGCGTGGTTTTGCTGAAAAAGAAGGTAAAAGAGTAGGGTTCGGAGAGGTTTCAGGAACTATTATACCAAGTAAATAA
- the hppD gene encoding 4-hydroxyphenylpyruvate dioxygenase yields the protein MSTTTLKENKHKEAQDFMPINGTDYLELYVSNSKQAAHYYKTAFGFKSLAYRGLETGSREFESYVIEQDKIRLVLTSPLKSGTDVGRHIDKHGDGVKVTALWVDDATYAYNEAVKRGAKSYMEPKTEKDEDGKVVTSGIYSYGEVVHIFVERKDYNGTFLPGYKKWESDYQPTSTGLKFVDHMVGNVHEGQMNYWVDFYANVMGFKQIMSFDDKDISTEFTALMSKVMSNGNGRIKFPINEPAPGMKKSQVDEYLEFYEGEGVQHIAVATDDIVKTVSDLKSRGVEFLTIPTTYYDVLTERVGEIDEDIESLRKLGILVDRDDEGYLLQIFTKTVQARPTMFFEIIQRKGATSFGKGNFKALFEAIEREQELRGTL from the coding sequence ATGTCAACTACAACATTAAAAGAAAACAAACACAAAGAGGCACAAGATTTCATGCCTATTAACGGTACAGATTATTTAGAGCTTTATGTAAGTAACTCTAAACAAGCGGCACATTATTATAAGACAGCATTCGGCTTTAAATCTTTAGCGTATAGAGGTTTAGAAACGGGTAGTAGAGAGTTTGAATCTTATGTAATAGAGCAAGATAAAATTAGATTGGTTTTGACTTCTCCATTAAAAAGTGGAACTGATGTAGGTAGACATATTGACAAGCATGGTGACGGCGTAAAAGTTACTGCACTTTGGGTAGATGATGCTACATATGCTTACAATGAAGCGGTTAAAAGAGGTGCCAAAAGTTATATGGAACCTAAAACAGAGAAAGATGAAGATGGTAAAGTAGTTACTTCTGGAATCTATTCTTATGGTGAAGTAGTTCACATTTTTGTAGAGCGTAAGGATTACAATGGTACATTTTTACCTGGCTACAAGAAATGGGAAAGTGATTACCAACCTACTTCTACAGGTTTAAAATTTGTGGATCACATGGTAGGTAATGTACATGAAGGTCAAATGAACTATTGGGTAGATTTCTATGCAAATGTTATGGGCTTTAAGCAAATTATGTCTTTCGATGATAAAGATATTTCTACTGAGTTTACTGCTTTAATGAGTAAAGTAATGAGTAACGGTAACGGTCGTATTAAATTCCCAATTAACGAACCGGCACCAGGTATGAAAAAATCTCAAGTAGATGAGTACTTAGAATTTTACGAAGGTGAAGGCGTGCAGCACATTGCCGTGGCTACAGATGATATCGTAAAAACGGTTTCAGATTTGAAAAGTAGAGGGGTTGAGTTTTTAACGATACCAACAACGTATTACGATGTTTTAACTGAAAGAGTTGGTGAGATTGATGAAGATATCGAATCACTAAGAAAACTTGGTATTTTGGTTGATCGTGATGATGAAGGGTATTTGTTACAGATTTTTACGAAGACGGTACAAGCAAGACCAACAATGTTCTTTGAAATTATTCAACGTAAAGGAGCTACTTCTTTTGGAAAAGGAAATTTCAAAGCTTTATTTGAAGCTATTGAACGTGAGCAAGAATTAAGAGGGACTTTATAG
- a CDS encoding DUF4287 domain-containing protein, with protein sequence MEKALQTMIDNMPEKTGKSLNEWKSILKTKSFAKHSEGVNYLKKEHGVTHGFANTIVTLSKEENNSPTDLVTQQYQGKESLFPIYKALLKVVKTFGDDITITPKKTTVSIIRKKQFALIKPATKTRIDLGLKIKDKPTTDRLESSGPFGSMCTHRVQITDTSQVDDELITWLKEAYEKAE encoded by the coding sequence ATGGAAAAGGCACTGCAAACCATGATTGATAACATGCCCGAGAAAACTGGCAAATCATTGAACGAATGGAAATCTATCTTAAAAACAAAATCCTTTGCTAAACATTCTGAAGGTGTCAATTATTTAAAGAAAGAACATGGTGTTACCCACGGTTTTGCAAATACAATTGTCACTTTATCAAAAGAAGAGAATAACTCCCCTACCGATTTAGTTACGCAACAATACCAAGGAAAAGAAAGCTTATTCCCTATTTACAAAGCCCTTTTAAAAGTGGTAAAAACATTTGGTGATGATATTACCATAACTCCAAAAAAAACTACTGTAAGCATTATCCGAAAAAAGCAATTTGCACTTATAAAACCTGCAACCAAAACTAGAATTGACTTAGGTCTCAAAATTAAAGATAAGCCTACCACAGACCGACTTGAATCTTCTGGTCCTTTTGGCAGTATGTGTACCCATAGAGTACAAATTACCGATACCAGTCAGGTTGACGATGAATTAATTACTTGGCTGAAGGAGGCTTATGAAAAGGCGGAATAA
- a CDS encoding flavin reductase family protein — protein sequence MSTNEEINSIDPSSISQQELHGYLLSAVAPRPICFASTIDKDGNVNLSPFSYFNLFSVNPPIMIFSPSRRGRDNTTKHTLENVLEVKETVINIVNYDMVEQMSLSSTEYGDGVNEFVKAGFTQVPSDKVKPPRVGEAPVAFECVVDQVIALGDGPGAGNLVLAKVVQIHVKKAFLDADGNLDTPKLDLVARMGGNWYCRASGDALFEIPKPIRTQGIGVDMLPEAVQNSTVLTGNNLGRLGNLEQLPTKEAIAKIAEYAEVKSILNESEDIMAIHQLAQRWIADGKTEDALALLSLES from the coding sequence ATGTCGACAAACGAAGAAATCAATTCTATAGATCCAAGCAGTATTTCTCAACAAGAATTGCACGGGTATTTATTATCTGCCGTAGCTCCAAGACCTATATGTTTTGCCAGCACTATTGATAAAGATGGTAATGTAAATCTGAGTCCGTTTAGCTACTTCAACTTATTCAGTGTAAATCCGCCAATCATGATATTTTCGCCTTCTAGAAGAGGTAGGGATAATACCACGAAGCATACGCTAGAGAATGTATTGGAGGTAAAAGAAACGGTGATCAATATCGTGAATTACGACATGGTAGAGCAAATGTCATTGTCAAGTACCGAATATGGTGACGGTGTAAATGAGTTTGTAAAAGCAGGGTTCACACAAGTACCAAGTGATAAAGTGAAACCACCAAGAGTAGGGGAGGCTCCCGTAGCATTTGAGTGTGTGGTAGATCAAGTAATAGCATTGGGTGACGGACCAGGAGCTGGAAACTTGGTGCTGGCCAAAGTGGTTCAAATACATGTAAAAAAAGCCTTTTTAGATGCTGATGGAAATTTAGATACTCCCAAGTTAGATTTAGTCGCTCGTATGGGTGGTAATTGGTACTGCAGAGCCAGTGGCGATGCTCTATTTGAAATACCTAAGCCAATACGTACTCAAGGAATAGGAGTAGATATGCTGCCAGAAGCCGTGCAAAATAGTACAGTATTAACAGGCAATAATTTAGGTAGATTAGGAAATTTAGAACAGTTGCCTACGAAAGAAGCAATTGCAAAAATTGCGGAATACGCTGAGGTGAAATCTATTTTAAATGAATCTGAAGATATTATGGCAATACATCAACTAGCGCAACGGTGGATAGCAGATGGAAAAACTGAAGATGCATTGGCATTGTTATCTTTGGAATCTTAG
- the madL gene encoding malonate transporter subunit MadL: MKIYGVALLAACFLAGKFLGTILGKLININNDIGGVGFAMILLIGSSIYLRKKGWLIPETEKGILFWSSMYIPIIVAMAATLNVKAAISGGFVAVVAGVLTTFACMILVPVLSKIGNNHPKN; this comes from the coding sequence ATGAAAATATATGGAGTAGCATTACTGGCAGCTTGTTTTTTAGCCGGAAAATTTTTAGGTACCATTTTAGGAAAACTGATTAACATAAATAATGATATTGGAGGCGTCGGTTTTGCCATGATCCTTTTAATAGGTTCAAGTATTTACCTTAGAAAAAAAGGATGGCTTATTCCCGAAACCGAAAAAGGTATTTTATTCTGGAGTTCCATGTATATCCCTATCATTGTAGCTATGGCCGCAACCCTAAATGTAAAAGCCGCTATCTCTGGCGGATTTGTTGCCGTTGTAGCCGGAGTTTTGACCACCTTTGCCTGTATGATACTTGTTCCGGTTCTCTCAAAAATTGGTAATAATCATCCTAAGAACTAA
- a CDS encoding acyl-CoA synthetase: MITLIKKASSFKNRIAIKSNGQNYTYNQLLQQSEHVSACLLQGKEDLDQARIAFLVPASFSYVTVQWGIWRAGGIAVPLCEKHPLPSIKYVLDDTKATTVIYTEAFEKLLSPLFKSTHIQFIKYTDIKPKKCMLPTIILDRSALILYTSGTTGSPKGVVTTHANIEAQITALTTSWEWSKNDHVLNVLPLHHVHGIINMLSCALWSGACCEFLSKFDPKAIFDIFLKDEVNVFMAVPTIYFKLIYYFNELSNSEKAKISEHLSKFRLMVSGSAALPVSVLEEWKEISGHILLERYGMTEMGMAISNPYNGIRRPGHIGQPLHGVSIRLADENNKVVPDGTPGEIQIKGPNVFKEYWDKPEATSNSFTPDGWFQSGDIAIFDVDSYQILGRNSVDIIKSGGYKISALEIEEVLRTHPMIKDCGVVGIPDLEWGEIIGASIVLKSGELLVENLTSWITKKLPAYKTPRKYIFQEDLPRNVMGKVTKNEIKKLFT; this comes from the coding sequence ATGATTACATTAATTAAAAAAGCTTCTTCTTTTAAAAATAGAATTGCCATTAAAAGTAATGGTCAAAATTACACCTATAATCAATTATTACAGCAATCAGAACATGTATCTGCCTGTTTACTGCAGGGTAAAGAAGACTTAGACCAAGCAAGAATTGCCTTTTTAGTTCCTGCAAGTTTTTCCTATGTCACTGTTCAATGGGGTATATGGAGAGCTGGAGGAATCGCTGTGCCTTTGTGTGAAAAACATCCATTACCTTCCATTAAATATGTTTTAGACGATACCAAAGCCACAACGGTAATTTACACGGAGGCTTTCGAGAAATTACTTTCTCCTCTGTTTAAAAGTACCCATATTCAATTTATTAAATACACTGATATTAAACCTAAAAAGTGTATGCTACCTACTATTATATTAGACCGTAGCGCACTTATTCTCTATACGAGTGGCACTACAGGTTCACCAAAAGGAGTCGTAACTACCCATGCCAACATTGAGGCTCAAATTACAGCACTGACTACCTCTTGGGAGTGGAGTAAAAATGATCATGTACTTAATGTTTTACCATTGCACCATGTTCATGGAATTATAAATATGTTAAGTTGCGCTTTATGGAGTGGCGCATGTTGCGAATTCCTCTCAAAATTTGACCCAAAAGCTATTTTTGATATTTTCTTAAAAGATGAGGTTAATGTATTTATGGCTGTTCCTACAATATATTTTAAATTAATCTATTATTTCAACGAACTATCTAATTCAGAAAAAGCGAAGATTTCGGAGCATTTATCTAAATTTAGATTGATGGTTTCCGGTTCCGCAGCTCTGCCTGTAAGCGTTTTGGAAGAATGGAAAGAAATTAGCGGACATATTTTATTGGAACGCTATGGCATGACAGAAATGGGAATGGCAATTAGCAATCCTTATAATGGAATACGTAGACCTGGCCATATTGGTCAACCTTTACACGGTGTTTCGATCAGACTTGCTGATGAAAATAATAAAGTTGTTCCTGACGGGACGCCAGGCGAAATACAAATTAAAGGTCCAAATGTATTTAAAGAATATTGGGATAAACCAGAGGCAACTTCTAATTCATTTACGCCAGATGGATGGTTCCAATCTGGTGACATTGCTATTTTCGATGTAGATAGTTACCAAATATTAGGCAGAAATTCAGTAGACATTATAAAATCTGGTGGTTATAAAATATCCGCATTAGAAATTGAAGAAGTCCTTAGAACGCATCCAATGATAAAAGACTGTGGCGTAGTAGGCATTCCTGATTTGGAATGGGGTGAAATTATAGGAGCTAGCATCGTTTTAAAGTCCGGCGAGTTATTAGTTGAAAATTTAACTTCTTGGATTACCAAAAAATTACCTGCATATAAAACTCCGAGAAAGTACATTTTTCAAGAAGATTTACCCAGAAACGTTATGGGGAAAGTTACAAAGAATGAGATTAAAAAATTATTTACATAA
- the madM gene encoding malonate transporter subunit MadM, whose protein sequence is MEIIEKVISSNGLVFAFLFVGFIMLFSFLVSKKLLRNKIPGVAIAILIGLALAFLGDKNGMADIPIFAGMAILGGSMFRDFAVVATAMSADISKIKRAGLAGIISLFIGVTITFFLGALIAYFMGYTDAVSMTTIGAGACTYIVGPVTGGALGASSDVIAISVATGVIKTIFTTIITPVIAKSIKLNNPHAAVVFGGLIGTTSGVVAGLAATDEKLVPYGALTATFYTGVGCLLCPSVFYLFLKFFGF, encoded by the coding sequence ATGGAAATTATTGAAAAAGTAATATCCAGTAACGGACTTGTATTCGCATTTCTATTTGTTGGCTTTATTATGTTATTTTCATTCTTAGTTTCAAAAAAACTTTTAAGAAATAAAATTCCTGGAGTAGCAATTGCAATTCTAATTGGCTTGGCACTAGCCTTTTTAGGCGATAAAAATGGTATGGCCGATATTCCCATTTTTGCCGGAATGGCAATTTTAGGAGGATCTATGTTTCGGGATTTTGCCGTTGTTGCCACTGCAATGAGTGCTGATATTTCCAAAATAAAACGAGCCGGACTTGCAGGAATAATTTCACTTTTTATAGGAGTAACAATAACCTTTTTTCTAGGGGCCCTTATTGCCTATTTTATGGGGTATACCGATGCGGTAAGTATGACTACCATTGGTGCCGGAGCATGCACCTATATTGTTGGCCCAGTTACAGGCGGTGCTCTAGGAGCTAGTTCAGATGTTATTGCCATTAGTGTGGCAACTGGCGTAATCAAAACTATTTTTACTACCATAATTACACCCGTTATCGCAAAAAGTATAAAATTAAATAACCCACATGCCGCCGTGGTGTTTGGTGGGTTAATTGGTACTACAAGTGGTGTTGTTGCAGGCTTAGCGGCTACTGATGAAAAGCTAGTGCCATACGGGGCATTAACAGCAACATTTTACACAGGAGTAGGTTGTCTTTTATGTCCTTCTGTTTTTTACCTATTTTTAAAATTCTTTGGATTCTAA